In Streptomyces dangxiongensis, one DNA window encodes the following:
- a CDS encoding NADP-dependent oxidoreductase produces the protein MQAVTVRDREAGVTGLALEDLPHPHAAENDVIVRVHAAGFTRGELGWPATWADRAGRDRTPSVPGHEVSGVVTELGYGTTGLTVGQRVFGPTDWARDGSLAEYVAVEARNLAPLPADVDHTVAAALPISGLTAWQGLFDHARLTSGQTVLIHGAAGAVGSMAVQLAHEAGAHVVGTGRSADRDTVLDLGAHAFLDLDAGPLADAGQADVVFDVIGGDILDRSAALVRPGGTLVTIAHPPTVRPDDGRALFFVVEPDRARLADLARRLRDGRLRVRVGAVRPLAEAVAAFTPRQRVPGRTIIRVAEPPAGR, from the coding sequence ATGCAAGCCGTCACTGTCCGGGATCGCGAGGCCGGGGTCACGGGGCTGGCCCTCGAGGACCTTCCCCATCCCCACGCCGCCGAGAACGACGTCATCGTGCGCGTGCACGCCGCGGGCTTCACCCGGGGCGAACTCGGCTGGCCCGCGACCTGGGCCGACCGTGCGGGCCGCGACCGCACTCCGAGCGTGCCCGGACACGAGGTCTCGGGGGTGGTGACGGAACTCGGCTACGGAACGACCGGCCTTACCGTCGGTCAGCGGGTCTTCGGACCGACCGACTGGGCCCGCGACGGCTCGCTCGCCGAGTACGTCGCCGTGGAAGCCCGCAACCTCGCCCCGCTCCCCGCCGACGTCGACCACACGGTGGCCGCCGCGCTGCCGATCTCCGGACTGACCGCCTGGCAGGGCCTGTTCGACCACGCCCGTCTCACCAGCGGCCAGACCGTCCTGATTCACGGCGCCGCCGGCGCGGTCGGCTCGATGGCCGTCCAGCTCGCTCACGAAGCGGGAGCCCACGTGGTCGGCACGGGCCGCTCCGCCGACCGGGACACCGTCCTCGACCTGGGCGCACACGCGTTCCTCGATCTGGACGCCGGCCCATTGGCGGACGCCGGCCAGGCCGACGTCGTGTTCGACGTGATCGGCGGCGACATCCTCGACCGCTCGGCCGCCCTCGTACGCCCCGGCGGCACGCTCGTCACCATCGCCCATCCGCCCACCGTGCGCCCCGACGACGGGCGGGCCCTCTTCTTCGTCGTGGAACCCGACCGCGCACGCCTCGCCGACCTCGCCCGGCGTCTGCGGGACGGCCGGCTCCGGGTACGGGTCGGAGCGGTCCGGCCGCTGGCCGAGGCAGTCGCCGCCTTCACCCCGCGACAGCGCGTCCCCGGCCGCACGATCATTCGTGTCGCGGAGCCACCCGCCGGGAGGTGA
- a CDS encoding HD domain-containing protein → MTDIIAGVEIPGTSAVAEATDFLRERTNPLIFHHSRRVFLFGSLHARELDLRPDPELLYISAMFHDAGLSIPFSDTRQRFELDGADHARKFLLDRGFPESAAEVVWRAIALHTTPGIPGRMDPEVAATNYGVLTDAVGWGLDRLQGGQLDEIVAAHPRGDFKKEFLQAFVDGLEDRPDTTYGTVNADVLEHFVPGFRRTSMVERVMDAPWPR, encoded by the coding sequence ATGACCGATATCATCGCAGGGGTGGAAATACCCGGGACCTCGGCTGTCGCGGAGGCCACGGACTTTCTTCGGGAGAGGACGAATCCCCTGATCTTCCACCACTCCCGGCGTGTATTTCTCTTCGGTTCCCTGCACGCGCGTGAGCTGGACCTCCGGCCCGATCCCGAGTTGCTTTACATCTCGGCGATGTTCCATGACGCGGGCCTTTCGATCCCGTTCTCCGACACGCGGCAGCGTTTCGAGCTGGACGGCGCCGACCACGCGCGGAAGTTCCTGCTCGACCGCGGTTTCCCCGAGAGCGCCGCCGAGGTGGTCTGGAGGGCGATCGCCCTGCACACGACGCCGGGGATTCCCGGCCGGATGGACCCCGAGGTCGCTGCCACGAACTACGGCGTACTGACCGACGCGGTCGGCTGGGGCCTGGACAGGCTGCAAGGCGGCCAACTGGACGAGATCGTCGCCGCTCATCCGCGCGGTGATTTCAAGAAGGAATTCCTGCAGGCATTCGTCGACGGCCTCGAAGACCGTCCGGACACCACTTACGGGACCGTCAACGCGGACGTCCTGGAACATTTCGTTCCCGGATTCCGCCGTACGTCCATGGTGGAGCGCGTCATGGACGCTCCCTGGCCGCGGTGA
- a CDS encoding type 1 glutamine amidotransferase family protein codes for MSHDTHRVAILVHDGVGPLDVVGPAEVLGEANLPGADYRISPVSTTGADVASSIGVRITDVRDGTGAHGAGGGLVIAPPLGRLLVGADSSPASSIGRGSSGYLAASIRACATAINAEPPNSPRWERRRRGQQPRQIAGAATRSSGTRVVPGDVLGSGTRSSPAPITYRCRHQESRKPVPVR; via the coding sequence GTGAGCCACGACACGCATCGGGTGGCGATCCTCGTCCACGACGGGGTCGGACCGCTGGACGTCGTCGGCCCGGCCGAGGTGCTCGGGGAAGCGAATCTGCCGGGCGCCGACTACCGGATCTCTCCGGTGTCGACCACGGGCGCCGACGTCGCCTCCTCGATCGGCGTGCGGATCACCGATGTGCGCGACGGTACTGGTGCCCACGGTGCGGGCGGCGGCCTTGTGATCGCTCCACCACTGGGCAGACTGCTCGTCGGCGCGGACAGTTCACCGGCCAGCTCGATCGGACGAGGGTCCTCGGGATACCTCGCCGCCTCCATCCGCGCCTGTGCCACGGCGATCAACGCCGAGCCCCCGAACAGCCCGCGATGGGAGCGGCGGCGACGGGGCCAGCAGCCCCGCCAGATCGCCGGCGCGGCCACCCGCAGCAGCGGCACCCGCGTGGTCCCCGGTGACGTCCTCGGCTCCGGCACACGGTCGTCCCCGGCCCCGATCACGTACCGCTGCCGGCACCAGGAGTCCCGCAAGCCGGTACCTGTCCGGTGA